CATGCCCTTGTTGTCGCTGAGGGCGGCACCGATGATGCGCTGTGTCCGGCGGCTCTGGAGATACCGGAGAATTTTTTCCATGAGCAGACGTCCAAGGCCCATGCGTTTCAGGTCAGACCGCACGGCAACGGCAAATTCGGCGCTGGTGTTGCCCGCCTGAATCATGGCGCGGGCCACCCCCAGCGTCTTGTACGGGCCGTCCGGTGCCTGCCCCTTGGCGATAAAGGCCATCTCGCGGTCGTAGTCAATCTGGGTAAGCTTGACCATCTCCGCACGGGGCAGGGTGCCCACGTTGCCGAAAAAGCGGAACCGTTTGTCTTCCGGTGACATGTGTTCCAAAAAATCCCAGTGGTCCGGTTCGTCTTCGGGCCGTATGGGCCGCAGGTCCACCTTGGAACCGTCTTTAAGCTGCACGCACTCTTCCAGCTCCTTGGGGTACGGGCGTATGGCCAGTTGCTCCGTGCCGGAGGATGTGGTCCATGCAATGCGGATGTTTGCGTCCAGCGCCACCACGCCCTCTTCATCCGCAAACAGGGGATCAATTTCCAGTTCGAATATTTCCGGAATGTCGATGATCAGCTGGGAAACCTTGACCAGCGTGGAGTGAACGGCGTCCAGATCGGCGGCGGGAATATCGCGGTTGCCCTTGAGCAGGGTGTGGATTCTGGTGCGGGTGATGAGTTCGTGGGCAAGGCTCATGTTCAGGGGAGGCAGAGCCGTCTGCCTGTCCTGCGTGATGGAAGCCAGCGAACCGCCCTGCCCGAAGCGGATAATGGGGCCGAACACAGGGTCTGTGGCGGTTTCCACGGCCAGTTCGCGGGCTCTGGCGCGGCGGGTCATGCGCTGCACAATAAAGCCGGAAATGCGGGCGTCCGGCTGGTCGTGCCGCACGCGGGAGACTATGGCCTCTGCCGCCGCAAGCACATCCTCTTCCGATTCAAGGTCAAGGGCCACCCCGCCCGCCAGCGACTTGCGGTAGATATCCGGCGAGTTCACCTTAAGCACCACGGGAAAGCCAATCTCCTGTGCCGCTGCCGCCGCCTCTGCCGCGTTGGCGGCAATGCGTGTTTCCACAATGGGAATGCCGTAGGCAGAAAGCACGGCGCACGATTCCTGAATGGTGAGCATCTGCCGTTTTTCTTCCAGGGCGGAAACCACAATGCCGCGCACCATAAAGGCGTCCGGGTGGAAGTCATCCGGCAGCGATGCCGGGGCTTCCACAAGCATTTCCTGGTTGCGGCGGTACTGCACTAAGTTCAGAAAGGCGCGCACGGCCTTGTCCGGCGTGAAAAAGGAAGGGAATCCCGCCTCGGTGAATCGTTTCCGCGCCGATTCCGCATCGTCTATGCCCAGCCAGCTGGTGAGCAACAGCTTTTTGGTCTTCTTGCACGCCTTGATAACGTGTTCCGCAATTTCAGAGCTGTCCACCCCCGCCGTGGGCACGTGCATGACCAGAAGGGCGTCCACATCGGTTTCACGCAGCAGGGTGGTCACGGCCTTGGCGTACATCTCGCCGTCCGCGTCGCTGCGCATGATAAGGGGGTTCCAGTAGGACCAGCCGCTGCCAAGTTCATTGTCCAGTGTCTGGCAGGTTTCTTCGGAAAGCTCGGCAAGCTGCCCGCCGCCCTCCAGCAGCATGTCCGTTGCCAGAAAGCCGGGCCCGCCGCCGTTGGTGACTATGCCCAGACGCTCGCCCTTGAGCGGTCGCGCAAGGGCAATGGTCTCCACGGTGTCAAACAGGGTGTCTATGTCGAACACGCGCAGCATGCCCGCCCGGCGGAAGGCGGTGTCATACACATCGTCCGAGCCGAGCAGCATGCCGGAATGGGCTGCGGCGGCTGCCGCACCCGCTTCAGACCGGCCCGCCTTGATAACCAGCACCGGTTTGTTGCGGGCAAGGGCGCGCACGGCAGACATGAACTGGCGGGCATTTTCAATGGTTTCTATGTACAGCAGCACGGCGCGGGTAGAAACATCGTCGTTCAGGTAGTCCAGCACATCTTCAAAGTGGATGTCGTACCTGTCGCCCAGCGAGATAAAATGGGAAAATCCTATGCTCTTGGAGGCAGCCCAGTCCAGTATGGTGGTGAACAGCGCATCGGACTGGGTGACAAAGGCCACCTTGCCGGGCAGGGCGTCTCGCTGTGCCACGCTGGCGTTAACGCCCACCGAGGGATTGATGAAGCCGAGGCAGTTGGGGCCGAGCACCCGCACGCGGTATTTTTTGGCCACGTCGAGCAGTTCCCGCTTCTGCACTTCCAGTTTTTCGCGGTTAAAGCGGAAGTAGCCGCGCGACATGATAATGGCGTTCTGCGTACCCCGTTTGCCAAGCTCTTCTATGTAGCCGGGGATGGTTTCCGGTGGTGAACAGATTATGGCAAGGTCCGCCGTCAGGGGCAGGGTGTCTATGGCGGAGTAGCTGGGAATGCGCATCACGCTGCCCACATGCGGATTCACAGGCAGCACCGGGCCGAGGAACTTGCCCGCCAGCA
This region of Desulfovibrio psychrotolerans genomic DNA includes:
- a CDS encoding bifunctional acetate--CoA ligase family protein/GNAT family N-acetyltransferase, whose product is MSASKLELMFKPTSVVVIGATDEPGEPGNIIMKNLLAGKFLGPVLPVNPHVGSVMRIPSYSAIDTLPLTADLAIICSPPETIPGYIEELGKRGTQNAIIMSRGYFRFNREKLEVQKRELLDVAKKYRVRVLGPNCLGFINPSVGVNASVAQRDALPGKVAFVTQSDALFTTILDWAASKSIGFSHFISLGDRYDIHFEDVLDYLNDDVSTRAVLLYIETIENARQFMSAVRALARNKPVLVIKAGRSEAGAAAAAAHSGMLLGSDDVYDTAFRRAGMLRVFDIDTLFDTVETIALARPLKGERLGIVTNGGGPGFLATDMLLEGGGQLAELSEETCQTLDNELGSGWSYWNPLIMRSDADGEMYAKAVTTLLRETDVDALLVMHVPTAGVDSSEIAEHVIKACKKTKKLLLTSWLGIDDAESARKRFTEAGFPSFFTPDKAVRAFLNLVQYRRNQEMLVEAPASLPDDFHPDAFMVRGIVVSALEEKRQMLTIQESCAVLSAYGIPIVETRIAANAAEAAAAAQEIGFPVVLKVNSPDIYRKSLAGGVALDLESEEDVLAAAEAIVSRVRHDQPDARISGFIVQRMTRRARARELAVETATDPVFGPIIRFGQGGSLASITQDRQTALPPLNMSLAHELITRTRIHTLLKGNRDIPAADLDAVHSTLVKVSQLIIDIPEIFELEIDPLFADEEGVVALDANIRIAWTTSSGTEQLAIRPYPKELEECVQLKDGSKVDLRPIRPEDEPDHWDFLEHMSPEDKRFRFFGNVGTLPRAEMVKLTQIDYDREMAFIAKGQAPDGPYKTLGVARAMIQAGNTSAEFAVAVRSDLKRMGLGRLLMEKILRYLQSRRTQRIIGAALSDNKGMIELARSLGFTVTKDFDDDVHHFEMVIDDDE